The sequence below is a genomic window from Haloferax mediterranei ATCC 33500.
CGTCCGGGCCGTACGGTGCGCCGATGATGATGTGGACGGTCCCACTCCCGAAGGTGTCGAGGTCCGCGTCACTCGGGCGGAGAACACCGTTCGGGTGTGAGTGAATCGACCCGACGGCGCGGAAATCGTTCGGGATGAGGTCGTTTCTAACGGTTGCGCTGTAGGGGTCCGAGACGGTTCCCGGAATGATGAGCACGTCCGTCACGACGAGTCCGTCCCGGTCCACACCGAGTCGTCGGGCATCTTCACCGCGGAGCAGCCCCATGTACTCGTTCGGATGCGTCTCCGCAGAGGATTCGAGCGCGAAGTCGAGGGCGTCGTCGGCGATTCCGATGACCTCCGGCGACCGGAAGAGTCGCATACCGAGTCGTCCGCGGGCGCTCCATCTAAGGGTTCCGAAACGGTGAGTCCGCACCGAGGAATTGAACCGTTATACTGAGGTTCGCAGTCGATTCACATTCGGTGTGATGCTCTCTTCCGACCTCGTCGACCGCGTGACGAGTGCGCTCGATGCCGACGTACCGCCCGCGTCGACGACGGAACTCGATGGTGGCCACGTCGGGCACGTCTATCGGCTCGACTTCGACAGTCGGGACCCGGTTGTCGTCAAAGTCGGTGACACGCCGCTCGATGTCGAAGGTGCGATGCTCGATGCGCTCGACAGAACCGGTCTCCCCGTTCCGACCGTCTACCACGCTGAGTCTGACCTCCTCGTCCTCGACTACGTTGAGGGCGATTCCGAACTCACAGACCGCGCCGAGCGCAACCTCGCGACCCACCTTGCGGCACTTCACGAGACCACGGCACCGGCGTTCGGGTTCCAGTTTGACACGCTCTCTGGACCGTACCGCCAACCGAATCCGTGGACGGACTCGTGGGTGGAGTTCTTCCGCGACCAACGACTGCTGCCGTGGTGTGAAGCGGCGCAGTCAGACGGGCTTCCAGCGTCGACCGTCGAGCGAATCGAAGCCGTCGCCGACGACCTAGATAGTCTCATCACGGAACCGTCAGCCCCACGACTCGTTCACGGCGACGTGTGGGAGAAGAATCTGCGGGTGAGAGACGGGCGCGTCGTCGCCTTC
It includes:
- a CDS encoding Mov34/MPN/PAD-1 family protein, which translates into the protein MRLFRSPEVIGIADDALDFALESSAETHPNEYMGLLRGEDARRLGVDRDGLVVTDVLIIPGTVSDPYSATVRNDLIPNDFRAVGSIHSHPNGVLRPSDADLDTFGSGTVHIIIGAPYGPDDWKAFDQSGEVRDLPVLDVDLPDPESFFDFTQEDIDSELDQ
- a CDS encoding fructosamine kinase family protein, translating into MMLSSDLVDRVTSALDADVPPASTTELDGGHVGHVYRLDFDSRDPVVVKVGDTPLDVEGAMLDALDRTGLPVPTVYHAESDLLVLDYVEGDSELTDRAERNLATHLAALHETTAPAFGFQFDTLSGPYRQPNPWTDSWVEFFRDQRLLPWCEAAQSDGLPASTVERIEAVADDLDSLITEPSAPRLVHGDVWEKNLRVRDGRVVAFLDPACYYGHPEVELAYIDWFDGAGDAFFDAYDEQRGIESGFFERRSPVYALFPLLEHVRVFGSEYVPAVQDALDEVGY